The following are encoded in a window of Natrononativus amylolyticus genomic DNA:
- a CDS encoding DUF7344 domain-containing protein: MEQSSNELMAGMSNTAELSTSDQHRLLASERRRLTLDILDGNAAPIELTELATQIVAREDGSVPVTEDAVNRMAVSLHHIHLPLMAEMGVLDYEPHEHLIRYNLETSPHLQ, encoded by the coding sequence ATGGAACAGTCCTCGAACGAACTTATGGCCGGAATGTCGAACACCGCTGAACTGTCCACGAGTGATCAACACAGACTGCTTGCATCAGAACGGCGCAGATTGACACTCGATATCCTCGATGGGAACGCTGCCCCGATTGAGCTTACAGAGTTAGCGACGCAGATCGTCGCCCGTGAAGACGGGAGTGTCCCGGTTACCGAGGATGCCGTCAACCGCATGGCTGTCAGCCTTCATCACATCCATCTACCTCTCATGGCCGAGATGGGTGTTCTTGACTACGAACCGCACGAACATTTGATCCGATACAATCTCGAAACCTCTCCCCATCTGCAATAA
- a CDS encoding nucleotidyltransferase domain-containing protein — translation MNHKTVHPSNGCEGTYVCLPVPLGDREAFRHRAAADILHILAENPDTAFSNRELHRLTERGMSNVNAAVLSLEALGIVRVDRNGRANAVKINPERFVHSDEPVTTVPQPEFHDPVQTVRNRLIDRLGDHAAIVLFGSVARGDADRASDIDVFVVVDDGRMAAQRAAHGIEDDIASEQFNGDRFEPHIVVETRDSAVTHDRIRDVLVDGITLHDAPVLDAVKQEVLSDGT, via the coding sequence ATGAACCACAAAACCGTTCACCCATCGAACGGATGCGAGGGAACGTACGTTTGCCTCCCGGTTCCGCTCGGTGACCGCGAGGCGTTCCGGCATCGCGCAGCGGCTGATATTCTCCATATCCTCGCTGAGAATCCAGACACGGCCTTCTCGAACCGTGAGCTCCACCGATTGACAGAACGAGGAATGTCGAACGTCAACGCCGCTGTTCTCTCCCTCGAGGCCCTCGGAATCGTTCGCGTTGATCGCAACGGCAGGGCAAATGCCGTCAAGATCAACCCGGAGCGATTCGTTCACAGTGACGAGCCGGTTACCACAGTTCCGCAACCTGAGTTCCACGACCCAGTGCAAACTGTTCGGAACCGGCTTATCGATCGTCTCGGTGATCATGCAGCGATCGTGTTGTTCGGGAGTGTCGCCCGCGGCGACGCCGACCGGGCCAGCGATATCGACGTCTTCGTCGTCGTCGATGATGGCCGGATGGCGGCGCAACGAGCGGCTCATGGCATCGAGGACGATATCGCGTCGGAACAGTTCAATGGCGATCGATTCGAACCGCACATCGTGGTCGAGACGCGCGACTCAGCAGTGACGCACGACCGGATCCGTGACGTACTCGTGGACGGGATTACGCTTCACGACGCCCCGGTTCTCGACGCGGTGAAACAGGAGGTGTTATCGGATGGGACTTGA
- a CDS encoding PAS domain S-box protein, with product MKSGSLSPNLRETLDVFDGSGEPLTTLEVAEHLDVGRRSTYARLERLIEEGRLETKKVGASARVWWQPPAYSCPTSASAKRPEQGSPQASDQFEALLYAVEEYAIFTLDAEGTIQTWNAGAERIKGDESEEIIGKHVSTFYTSEDREQGVPEQNLQAAAENGSTEKEGWRVRADGSRFWAMVTITPIRSGTGELEGFVKVTRDMTDRREYERRLERQAARLERQNEALEHELDTVFERITDGFYALDEDLRFEYVNDSAHELLGLHEPSVGADIRDEVLLTEPFEKALYEALESQTPVELEDYYDPAGGWYYNAIYPSESGLSVYFRNITETKRREQELERYVTILDAIGEPAYELDDNGQIVFVNEALAEYSGYEESELLGQHVSMVMGEEAITEVKSRIEALLKDEDKRNAKVEFDLMPKLGGSIPVETRFSLLTDDEGRSRGSAGMVWDISERKEREQNLETQVRMQETIAELGQRALEDVELDRLLADASEAVAGTLDNEYCKVLDLDSESDKLLLRQGVGWDDGLVGTATISAVEANSQAAYTLATEEPVVVEDLATESRFNGPDLLTNHGVTSGISVAIGSPNDPWGILGTHDAESKEFTEHDISFVQSVANILATAVARNAYEQELVYQYESLAALNDLNSIVSDITDRVIEKSTRKEIEQAVCDALAAADAYEFAWVADVDSTSETFEPRTTAGTRGYVDEVTVSLTPNKPGSEGPGAKAIREQETQVVQDVFTDPTVEPFRDAATKYGFSAVASIPIVHEGTVYGVLAVYADRQNAFDSEERDVISQLGEVVGHAIAAAERKQALMSDELIELEFQIRDVFEAFDTSEEVDGTITIDNTIPVANDGFLVYGTATQNALDALTDLVETTAQWESITVRGEEDPIPFELHVTDPPVLSTLDIIGGYVDTAVIEDGDLRMIIHLAPSVEVRRLLDTIEEAYPQSELLRRQQITRSRNDPQRIQRRLLTDLTDQQRTVLTASYHAGFFKWPREATGEEVAESLGVAPATFHQHLRKAERKVFDLLFSDVAV from the coding sequence ATGAAATCTGGATCGTTGAGCCCGAATCTTCGAGAAACACTCGACGTTTTTGACGGCTCGGGTGAGCCTCTAACGACACTTGAGGTGGCCGAACACCTCGACGTTGGTCGTCGGAGTACGTACGCCCGTTTGGAACGACTCATCGAGGAGGGGCGGCTCGAAACGAAAAAGGTGGGTGCAAGTGCTCGGGTGTGGTGGCAGCCACCAGCGTATTCATGCCCCACATCGGCGAGTGCAAAGCGACCGGAACAGGGCAGTCCTCAAGCCAGTGACCAATTTGAAGCACTGCTCTATGCAGTCGAAGAGTACGCAATTTTCACCCTCGATGCCGAAGGAACCATACAGACCTGGAACGCCGGCGCCGAACGGATCAAGGGAGATGAATCCGAGGAAATCATCGGCAAACACGTATCCACGTTTTACACCAGCGAGGATCGGGAGCAAGGGGTTCCGGAGCAGAACCTTCAGGCTGCCGCAGAGAACGGCTCAACTGAGAAAGAGGGCTGGCGCGTCCGAGCGGATGGTTCGCGGTTCTGGGCGATGGTCACCATCACCCCCATCCGAAGTGGAACAGGGGAACTCGAGGGGTTCGTGAAGGTCACGCGCGACATGACAGACCGGCGGGAGTATGAACGCCGACTTGAACGGCAAGCCGCTCGACTCGAACGCCAAAACGAGGCTCTCGAACACGAACTCGATACCGTATTCGAGCGAATTACCGATGGGTTCTACGCGCTCGATGAGGATCTTCGGTTCGAGTACGTCAACGACTCCGCCCACGAACTGCTGGGACTACATGAGCCATCGGTCGGTGCGGACATCCGTGACGAGGTTCTCCTCACAGAACCGTTCGAGAAAGCGCTATACGAGGCGCTCGAAAGCCAGACCCCGGTCGAGCTTGAAGATTACTACGATCCGGCTGGCGGGTGGTATTACAACGCCATTTACCCATCAGAATCCGGGCTCTCGGTATACTTCCGAAACATCACCGAAACCAAGCGACGCGAACAAGAACTCGAACGGTACGTCACTATCCTCGACGCTATCGGCGAACCCGCATACGAACTCGATGACAACGGGCAGATCGTTTTCGTCAACGAGGCCCTTGCCGAGTACTCGGGGTACGAAGAATCCGAACTACTCGGCCAGCACGTTTCAATGGTGATGGGAGAGGAGGCGATTACAGAGGTGAAGTCCCGTATCGAAGCCCTCCTCAAAGACGAGGACAAGAGAAACGCAAAGGTCGAATTCGATTTGATGCCGAAGCTAGGTGGATCAATTCCGGTCGAAACCCGTTTTTCGTTGTTGACCGACGACGAGGGACGTAGCCGTGGCTCAGCTGGAATGGTATGGGACATATCCGAGCGTAAGGAACGCGAGCAAAACCTCGAAACCCAGGTTCGCATGCAGGAAACCATCGCTGAACTCGGACAGCGGGCACTCGAAGACGTTGAACTTGACCGGCTACTGGCCGATGCGTCAGAGGCGGTGGCCGGCACACTCGACAATGAGTACTGTAAGGTGCTGGACCTGGACTCAGAGTCCGACAAACTCCTGCTCCGACAGGGAGTCGGGTGGGACGACGGTCTCGTCGGTACGGCAACCATCTCGGCAGTTGAGGCTAATTCCCAGGCAGCGTACACGCTGGCAACCGAAGAGCCAGTCGTCGTGGAAGACCTTGCAACCGAATCGCGGTTCAACGGTCCCGACTTGCTCACCAACCATGGCGTCACAAGTGGTATCAGCGTGGCAATCGGCTCTCCAAACGATCCGTGGGGAATCCTGGGTACTCACGACGCCGAGTCAAAGGAGTTCACCGAACACGACATCTCCTTCGTTCAATCGGTCGCAAACATCCTTGCGACGGCTGTCGCTCGAAACGCGTATGAACAGGAACTCGTCTACCAATACGAGTCCCTCGCCGCCCTTAACGACCTCAATTCCATTGTAAGCGACATCACCGACAGAGTCATCGAGAAGTCAACACGCAAGGAAATCGAGCAGGCTGTCTGTGATGCACTAGCGGCAGCCGACGCGTACGAATTTGCGTGGGTTGCTGATGTTGACTCGACCTCCGAAACCTTCGAGCCGAGAACAACCGCGGGAACTCGCGGATACGTCGACGAGGTAACCGTTTCACTGACTCCGAACAAGCCGGGGAGTGAGGGCCCCGGCGCAAAAGCCATCCGTGAACAGGAGACGCAAGTCGTACAGGACGTCTTCACGGACCCAACTGTCGAACCGTTTCGAGACGCCGCCACAAAGTACGGATTCAGCGCGGTGGCATCGATTCCGATCGTTCACGAGGGGACTGTGTATGGGGTTCTCGCAGTATACGCTGATCGACAAAACGCATTCGATTCCGAAGAGCGGGACGTCATCAGTCAACTTGGGGAAGTAGTAGGCCACGCAATCGCTGCCGCCGAACGGAAACAAGCGCTGATGAGCGATGAACTGATCGAACTCGAGTTCCAGATCCGAGACGTCTTTGAGGCTTTCGACACCTCGGAAGAGGTGGATGGAACCATCACAATCGACAATACGATTCCGGTTGCTAACGACGGGTTCCTCGTGTACGGCACCGCGACTCAGAACGCTCTCGACGCGTTAACCGATCTCGTTGAGACGACCGCCCAGTGGGAAAGTATTACCGTCCGGGGAGAGGAGGACCCAATCCCATTCGAACTCCACGTAACGGATCCACCGGTTCTCTCGACGCTCGATATCATCGGCGGCTATGTCGATACCGCCGTCATCGAAGACGGCGACCTCCGGATGATAATACATCTCGCACCCAGTGTCGAAGTCCGCCGTCTTTTGGATACTATTGAGGAGGCATATCCACAGTCCGAACTGCTTCGCCGCCAGCAGATCACCCGGTCCCGTAACGATCCCCAGCGCATCCAGCGTCGCCTCCTAACGGACCTCACTGACCAACAACGCACTGTCCTGACCGCCTCATACCATGCAGGCTTCTTCAAGTGGCCGCGTGAGGCGACTGGCGAGGAAGTTGCCGAGTCGCTGGGCGTGGCCCCAGCAACCTTCCACCAACACCTCCGGAAGGCTGAGCGGAAAGTGTTCGACTTACTGTTTTCCGATGTGGCCGTATAG
- a CDS encoding sulfite exporter TauE/SafE family protein — translation MSLFEVGLPLIILFVVFGLTVGILFGFFGMGGSFFVTPALLVLGHSAPTAVGTGLAFVFWTSLTATITHRSLDHIDYRLGFLLILGMTVGIEIGKRGLLLLADVGLADLVVSLLYVVLLASIGMFVIRDGRHPAIEDESSVENPSSLSAHLERVTIPPTVTFHNGITLSVWVVLPIASVIGSLSGFLGVGGGFLMVPALMYGLAMPGAVAVGTDIFQITISSAYGTFVYGQRGAIHFAMLVPLLVGSTVGTRIGAVLTDYLDDTELRTTFGVMLLIGSISVASKTISHTYDIELLHTLSLTLLLGGALLMSVIILYLGVQNIREERSGLF, via the coding sequence ATGAGCCTTTTCGAAGTAGGTCTCCCACTAATCATTCTATTTGTCGTATTTGGACTGACTGTCGGTATCCTCTTTGGGTTCTTCGGAATGGGTGGAAGTTTCTTCGTCACCCCTGCGCTTCTCGTTCTCGGGCATTCCGCCCCGACTGCCGTTGGAACTGGGCTCGCGTTCGTCTTCTGGACCTCACTCACTGCGACGATTACGCATCGCAGCCTCGACCACATCGATTATCGACTCGGTTTCCTGTTGATTCTCGGAATGACGGTCGGCATCGAGATCGGGAAACGAGGATTACTGCTGCTGGCGGACGTCGGACTCGCGGATCTCGTCGTCAGTCTCCTCTACGTCGTACTCCTCGCATCAATCGGCATGTTCGTTATCCGAGACGGACGACACCCCGCGATCGAAGACGAGAGTTCTGTCGAGAACCCGTCGTCTCTCTCCGCACACCTCGAACGAGTCACCATCCCACCAACGGTCACCTTTCACAATGGCATTACCCTCTCCGTGTGGGTGGTGCTTCCGATCGCGTCGGTAATCGGAAGTCTGTCCGGATTCCTTGGAGTCGGTGGCGGATTCTTGATGGTCCCCGCGCTCATGTACGGCTTGGCGATGCCGGGAGCCGTCGCCGTCGGTACGGATATCTTTCAAATCACCATCTCCAGTGCGTACGGGACGTTCGTCTACGGACAGCGGGGAGCGATTCATTTCGCCATGCTGGTTCCGTTGCTCGTTGGCAGTACCGTCGGAACTCGTATCGGTGCTGTGCTCACCGACTATCTCGACGACACGGAACTCAGGACGACCTTCGGCGTTATGCTACTGATCGGAAGTATCTCTGTGGCGAGCAAGACTATCAGCCATACATACGACATAGAACTGCTGCATACGCTTAGTTTGACGCTCCTCCTTGGCGGTGCGCTGCTGATGAGCGTAATCATCCTCTACCTCGGAGTGCAAAATATACGCGAAGAACGATCTGGTTTGTTTTGA
- a CDS encoding SdpI family protein codes for MNTRYRFALAGSFVALSAIVSVIAAPALPDQVVSNWNAAGEPSGTLSKPLALGLVPVVTAGLLGVFAVIPRIDPLRANIDEFRPYYDWFVVIFTAYLFLIHAGIIAFNLGYEFDFVYLILFGGAGLFYYCGVVLTHAKRNWFVGIRTPWTLSNEEVWNRTHALGGKLFKLTAILAVVGLLFGEYALYFFLVPAVATAVTTVVYSYYLYGRFERTEPSSPDLEY; via the coding sequence ATGAACACTCGGTACCGGTTCGCGCTGGCGGGCAGTTTCGTCGCGCTGTCGGCGATCGTGAGCGTGATTGCAGCACCTGCACTTCCCGATCAGGTCGTTTCGAACTGGAACGCCGCTGGTGAGCCGAGCGGGACTCTGTCCAAACCCCTCGCACTCGGGCTCGTTCCCGTGGTAACTGCGGGCTTGCTCGGCGTATTCGCCGTTATTCCTCGAATTGACCCACTTCGGGCGAACATCGACGAATTTCGTCCCTATTATGACTGGTTCGTCGTCATCTTCACAGCGTATCTGTTCCTCATTCACGCCGGCATTATCGCATTCAATCTCGGCTACGAATTCGACTTCGTCTACCTGATCCTGTTCGGAGGAGCTGGGCTCTTTTATTACTGCGGAGTCGTGCTCACACACGCCAAGCGAAATTGGTTCGTCGGTATCCGGACGCCGTGGACGCTCAGTAATGAGGAAGTCTGGAATCGAACGCACGCTCTCGGTGGGAAACTGTTCAAACTCACAGCGATACTCGCGGTAGTCGGACTCCTGTTCGGCGAATACGCACTGTACTTCTTCCTCGTACCGGCAGTAGCTACTGCCGTCACCACTGTCGTCTATTCGTACTATCTGTACGGACGATTTGAACGGACTGAGCCCTCTTCGCCGGATTTAGAGTACTAG
- a CDS encoding potassium channel family protein, protein MRLDRWPTKTARRLLKLSLGYRIAVYVVIVAVIMSVYTAFYWYGMAVYEGRNLSLAAALQTVAQSLTTTGYGQDAPWETTIMNLFTILMQFTGILLLFLLLPLFVVPWFSQFLQQRRFDTVEPLDNHVVIAGHTPLVHTFITEIESHTHPHPYIIIETDQDRAAELRDLGHTVLHGDPESESDLRKASVEKAQAAVVAGDDQLTLNAALAVHDVAPMVPITATLEDARLRQYLHSAGVEYVVQPRQVIGQALATHYAMSGGLPTDQIVILGHGTVGSTVRSALETWGADPTVVDIDEDERVDVVGDATTMKTLQEAGVGNADAVIISLPKDRQALYATLLARELNSTVDIFVRVTESEAVGRVKRADADYVLELSAISGQMVAAAVLDEPVRGTDSDILFTRLSDPDGELSALDIDRVIGVTRNEELYLAPDPGFELQQNDLLIYVRE, encoded by the coding sequence ATGAGACTCGATCGCTGGCCAACGAAGACGGCGCGTCGGTTACTGAAGCTGAGCCTCGGGTATCGCATCGCAGTGTACGTCGTCATCGTAGCGGTCATCATGAGCGTCTACACGGCCTTTTACTGGTACGGAATGGCCGTGTACGAGGGCCGCAACCTCTCTCTCGCTGCTGCCCTCCAGACAGTCGCCCAGTCGTTGACGACGACGGGATACGGGCAGGACGCACCGTGGGAAACGACGATCATGAACCTGTTCACGATTCTGATGCAGTTCACCGGTATCTTGCTCCTCTTTCTCCTCCTGCCACTATTCGTCGTGCCCTGGTTCAGTCAGTTTCTCCAGCAACGGCGGTTCGATACCGTCGAGCCACTCGACAATCACGTCGTCATCGCCGGACATACGCCGCTCGTCCACACGTTCATCACGGAAATCGAGTCACATACTCATCCACACCCCTACATAATCATCGAGACGGACCAAGACCGGGCAGCAGAACTTCGCGACCTCGGTCATACCGTGTTACACGGAGATCCAGAATCCGAATCCGACCTCCGGAAAGCCTCGGTCGAGAAGGCACAGGCAGCGGTCGTCGCTGGCGACGATCAGTTGACACTGAACGCTGCACTCGCGGTCCACGACGTGGCTCCGATGGTCCCGATAACCGCAACGCTTGAAGACGCGAGACTTCGGCAGTATCTGCACTCGGCTGGCGTCGAGTACGTCGTACAGCCACGACAGGTCATCGGGCAAGCGCTCGCCACACACTATGCGATGAGTGGGGGACTGCCGACCGATCAAATCGTTATCCTCGGTCACGGAACGGTCGGCAGTACCGTTCGGTCTGCGTTGGAAACCTGGGGTGCGGATCCGACCGTCGTAGACATTGACGAGGACGAACGAGTGGACGTCGTCGGCGACGCAACCACTATGAAGACACTTCAAGAGGCGGGCGTCGGAAACGCAGACGCAGTCATCATTTCACTCCCAAAAGACCGACAAGCACTGTACGCAACACTCCTTGCCCGCGAGCTGAATTCGACAGTCGATATTTTTGTGCGAGTGACAGAGAGCGAAGCAGTTGGCCGAGTCAAACGAGCAGACGCTGACTACGTACTTGAGTTATCGGCTATCTCTGGACAGATGGTCGCTGCTGCTGTCCTCGACGAACCCGTTCGCGGTACCGACAGTGATATCCTGTTCACTCGTCTGAGCGACCCGGACGGAGAACTCTCAGCGCTCGACATCGACCGCGTCATCGGTGTCACTCGAAATGAGGAGTTGTACCTCGCACCGGATCCCGGTTTCGAACTCCAGCAAAATGACCTCCTTATCTACGTAAGAGAGTGA
- a CDS encoding QueT transporter family protein yields MRELVTMWRDTRMIMLVAVVAAVYVALLIPFAGFVIIPGITAVRPGNVIPVIFGLMFGPAAAWGSAIGNLINDIFAGQFGPGSAFGFVGNFFFGLLGYKLWGNLGPLSSGVEPDFRERPVRQFVEFALVAVAASAVCAAIIAWGLELLGLFPFSVLGTIIFLNNTIAALILGPPLLYLTYPRIKSMGLLYPDLLHADDLPETGATRAQTAAVGLLLVAIAWVVVGIAVSLGLQDVPFAADQAETLGEGGATLQIILGAIAFLIVLGLTAISGERLSKLLG; encoded by the coding sequence ATGCGAGAGCTTGTCACGATGTGGCGGGATACGCGGATGATCATGCTCGTCGCGGTCGTCGCGGCGGTGTACGTTGCACTGTTGATTCCCTTCGCCGGGTTCGTCATCATCCCCGGCATCACTGCCGTCCGGCCAGGGAACGTGATTCCGGTAATCTTCGGGCTCATGTTCGGCCCGGCGGCCGCGTGGGGATCGGCTATCGGTAACCTGATCAACGACATCTTCGCAGGACAGTTCGGCCCCGGCAGCGCGTTCGGGTTCGTCGGGAATTTCTTCTTCGGCCTCCTCGGCTACAAGCTCTGGGGGAACCTCGGCCCGCTCTCGAGCGGCGTCGAACCCGACTTCCGCGAGCGGCCCGTCCGCCAGTTCGTCGAGTTCGCCTTGGTCGCCGTCGCCGCCTCCGCGGTATGTGCGGCAATCATCGCCTGGGGGCTCGAACTGCTGGGGCTGTTCCCCTTCTCGGTGCTCGGGACGATCATCTTCCTGAACAACACGATCGCCGCACTCATCCTCGGACCGCCGCTTTTGTACCTGACCTACCCGCGAATCAAGTCGATGGGGCTGCTGTATCCTGATCTCCTCCACGCCGATGATCTGCCGGAGACAGGGGCGACGCGCGCTCAGACCGCCGCCGTCGGCCTCCTGTTGGTCGCAATCGCCTGGGTGGTCGTCGGGATCGCCGTCTCGCTGGGCCTTCAGGACGTCCCGTTCGCTGCCGATCAGGCCGAAACCCTTGGTGAAGGCGGGGCGACCCTCCAGATCATCCTCGGCGCGATCGCGTTCCTGATCGTGCTTGGGCTGACGGCAATCTCGGGCGAACGGCTCTCGAAGCTGCTCGGCTAA
- a CDS encoding SHOCT domain-containing protein: MATDDSLVRTILIVIAAVLLLPFLMMVVMIPMMGVWGWGHMWDGSMWNGTGATWMWLLMSVVPLLVILGIGYLLYSSIRQSSTHQSDAAVDELRSAYARGDISAEEFEERRKRLQRGI; this comes from the coding sequence ATGGCAACCGATGATTCACTGGTTCGGACGATCCTGATCGTCATCGCCGCGGTCCTGCTTCTGCCGTTCCTCATGATGGTAGTGATGATACCAATGATGGGCGTGTGGGGATGGGGGCACATGTGGGACGGTAGTATGTGGAACGGAACGGGAGCCACGTGGATGTGGCTTCTCATGTCAGTGGTACCTTTGCTCGTGATTCTCGGGATTGGGTACCTCCTGTACAGTTCGATTCGCCAGTCCAGTACTCACCAAAGTGACGCCGCAGTCGACGAGTTGCGGTCGGCCTATGCTCGTGGTGACATTTCGGCTGAAGAGTTCGAGGAACGCCGCAAGCGCCTCCAACGCGGGATATGA
- a CDS encoding cation:proton antiporter codes for MTLFQTMPVEDPVTIFALAMVIFLVAPLLLERHRLPGIIGIILVGAAIGPNAAGIIERGDAIVLLGEVGLIYLMFLAGVEIDLNRFFDHIDQSIVFGVLAFLIPQGVGTVFGMWAFGFSLPTALLFAAIFASHTLLAYPVARQLGIVGNDAVTATIGGTVLTNVLALLVLVIVVASTEAPLDWLFWVELGLGITLLFTGIWYIVPWLGRRFFRSLAEESYFEFLFVMTALFGSAVFAEVAGIEPIIGALVAGLALNRLIPDRGPLMNRIQFVGNALFIPFFLLSIGLLVDVTAIVGGRESLLLAGALIGLTLVTKFVASWLTGLLYAYDHDQIGSMFGLSVGQAEALAIVLIAFEAGIPGFNTDLINGAVVMILVVSLVSPIIVEKYGRAVVMKERRGKREPADVRQRILIPFTPVPEHHEELMRYHESLLDLALSIREEQSTEPLHTLAVVHPGPKTEQKVVTADAAIAHTEEYAAGAEVPVTFHTRVDHNIASGITRAAVENRITTILLDWDGMRLYRQPLFSQTTRQVLAWTDQLVLVSRIREPLNTVSRIVVVLPPELSQNPNFYEVGQTIERIAAGTSAPIRALVVEESGDRSEQLFGELESNTSIESEYVDDWDRLIRVLSEDVTAGDLVVCPSARRNTIGWRPELQELPERVSTLTPGDFVVIYPSVGRSTDEQPQLSME; via the coding sequence GTGACACTGTTTCAAACCATGCCTGTCGAAGATCCGGTAACGATTTTCGCGTTGGCGATGGTTATCTTTCTCGTCGCACCACTCCTCTTGGAACGCCATCGATTGCCCGGCATTATCGGAATCATCCTCGTTGGGGCTGCGATCGGTCCGAACGCAGCTGGTATTATCGAGCGAGGGGATGCGATTGTTCTCCTCGGAGAGGTCGGACTGATCTATCTGATGTTTCTCGCCGGTGTCGAGATCGATCTCAACAGGTTTTTTGACCACATCGACCAGAGCATCGTCTTCGGCGTTCTCGCATTTCTGATTCCACAAGGAGTCGGTACCGTTTTCGGAATGTGGGCGTTCGGATTCTCGTTGCCGACGGCGTTATTGTTCGCAGCGATCTTCGCTTCGCATACGCTGCTCGCATATCCCGTTGCCCGTCAATTAGGGATCGTCGGCAATGACGCCGTCACGGCAACCATCGGCGGCACCGTGCTCACGAACGTACTCGCACTGCTCGTTCTCGTCATCGTCGTCGCTTCGACGGAAGCTCCCCTCGATTGGCTGTTTTGGGTGGAACTCGGGCTTGGAATCACGCTGCTCTTCACCGGGATCTGGTATATCGTTCCGTGGCTCGGTCGCCGGTTCTTTCGGAGCCTTGCCGAAGAGAGTTACTTCGAGTTCCTCTTCGTCATGACCGCCCTCTTCGGTTCAGCAGTTTTCGCGGAGGTAGCCGGAATCGAACCCATCATCGGAGCGCTCGTGGCAGGACTGGCGCTCAACCGGCTCATCCCCGATCGAGGACCATTGATGAATCGCATTCAGTTCGTCGGCAATGCGCTGTTCATCCCGTTCTTTCTCCTCTCGATAGGGTTGCTCGTCGATGTAACCGCGATCGTTGGTGGCCGCGAGTCGCTGCTGCTCGCTGGGGCACTGATCGGGCTCACACTCGTCACGAAGTTCGTCGCGTCCTGGCTTACTGGCCTGCTATACGCGTATGATCACGACCAGATCGGAAGCATGTTCGGGCTCTCGGTCGGACAGGCCGAAGCGTTAGCGATCGTGCTCATCGCGTTCGAGGCTGGTATTCCTGGATTCAATACGGATCTGATCAATGGCGCAGTGGTGATGATTCTCGTCGTGAGTCTGGTCAGTCCGATCATCGTGGAGAAATACGGGCGAGCAGTCGTGATGAAAGAGCGGCGAGGGAAACGCGAGCCAGCCGACGTTCGCCAACGGATCCTCATTCCGTTTACTCCGGTCCCCGAGCACCACGAGGAGCTGATGAGGTATCACGAATCGCTGCTCGATCTAGCGTTATCTATTCGGGAGGAGCAATCCACCGAACCGTTACACACACTGGCGGTCGTTCACCCGGGACCGAAAACGGAGCAAAAGGTTGTGACCGCCGATGCGGCAATCGCACATACGGAAGAGTATGCTGCCGGCGCAGAGGTGCCGGTAACGTTTCACACGCGTGTTGATCACAACATCGCCTCCGGGATCACTCGTGCAGCTGTTGAAAACCGAATCACGACGATTCTTCTCGATTGGGACGGGATGCGACTCTACAGACAACCGCTCTTCAGTCAGACTACGCGGCAGGTTCTCGCATGGACTGACCAACTCGTTCTCGTCTCCCGAATCAGGGAACCGCTCAACACCGTCTCCCGAATCGTCGTCGTCCTTCCACCCGAACTGTCGCAGAACCCAAACTTCTACGAGGTCGGACAAACGATCGAGCGGATCGCGGCGGGTACTAGCGCGCCGATACGAGCACTCGTCGTCGAGGAGTCTGGGGATCGTTCCGAGCAACTGTTCGGAGAACTCGAATCGAACACGTCTATTGAGAGCGAATACGTCGATGACTGGGATCGATTGATTCGGGTTCTTTCCGAAGACGTGACGGCGGGGGATCTCGTGGTGTGTCCGAGTGCTCGCCGAAACACCATCGGATGGCGACCGGAACTCCAGGAACTGCCCGAACGCGTCTCAACGCTCACGCCGGGCGACTTCGTCGTAATCTATCCGTCGGTCGGTAGGAGTACCGACGAGCAGCCGCAACTGTCTATGGAATAA